In Onychostoma macrolepis isolate SWU-2019 chromosome 14, ASM1243209v1, whole genome shotgun sequence, a single window of DNA contains:
- the sytl4 gene encoding synaptotagmin-like protein 4, translating to MVQNMEINVSFLTESEQEFILEVLRRDEELRRLEELRVKKLKAELLEIRRKGAKRGSGKYSERSCGRCQEPMGLLTNGSQCRVCKHHVCKKCQSARPNGSWMCTVCAKEIDLKMSTGDWFFDDGVNRYSTAPGHDLVRVSLRKRPLSKKHETAGEMLLNTAELNSSQTVPVPKPRLKDIALANKSSPPEAYEGLDVQEQQRSDTESIERASLGSSHAETELSHSTPLMQRKEEPTDKTSSADPDVSILMPPANSDSPSTTETASLVYHMNTCSDSMRDVDGLFKKSVRRVHKLSDIKPASTLDLREDGTEIAAPSMGDRSQSVPGLNADDDEEEEDIDNLVNIHRQKFGDSSGSLGGSRATLGSTMSVYSEAGDYDRVEVSGDIFFSLSYDESSQCLTIVVHECKGLAYADAAKKKCNPYIKAYLLPDKSKKKTSIKHNNINPSFKETLKYSISRTQLMTRTLQLSVWHYDRFGHNAFLGEVEIPMDSHDIDSAHQKCMALRGKAAAQPSSPFDQYKGELGISLKYVTTNKTHAEDSNGKGKKTKPTDGAELHVLIKEAKNLTAMKAGGTCDSFVKGYLLPTKNKSSSKKKTPVVKKTKNPNYNHTFVYTDLSLEQLKDVCLELTVWDRETLHSNDFLGGVRLSLGGVTIKEGKEEWVADSSGEEILLWRKMMQYPDSWAEGTLPLRSSMGKGK from the exons GAAGCTAAAAGCTGAGTTGCTGGAAATCAGAAGAAAGGGTGCGAAACGTGGCAGTGGAAAATACAGCGAGCGCAGCTGTGGCCGCTGTCAAGAGCCTATGGGCCTTCTGACCAacggtagccagtgcagagtaTGCAAACATCATGTTTGCAAAAAATGTCAATCTGCTCGACCCAACGGATCTTGGATGTGCACAGTGTGTGCCAAAGAGAT AGATCTGAAGATGAGCACCGGAGACTGGTTCTTTGACGATGGGGTTAACCGCTACTCTACAGCTCCTGGACACGACTTGGTCCGAGTTTCCCTCAGGAAAAGGCCTCTGA GTAAAAAGCATGAGACAGCTGGGGAAATGCTGTTAAACACAGCCGAGTTGAATTCCAGCCAAACTGTACCTGTGCCAAAGCCAAGACTGAAGGACATCGCACTAGCAAATAAGAG CTCACCTCCTGAGGCTTATGAGGGACTTGATGTGCAAGAGCAACAACGTAGTGACACAGAATCAATAGAAAGAGCCAGTCTGGGCAGCAGCCATGCCGAGACCGAACTGTCCCACAGTACCCCACTAATGCAAAG AAAAGAGGAACCGACAGACAAGACTAGTTCAGCAGACCCTGATGTGTCCATCCTGATGCCCCCCGCTAACAGTGACAGCCCATCAACCACTGAGACA GCCTCATTAGTTTATCACATGAATACCTGCTCTGACTCCATGCGTGACGTGGATGGGCTTTTCAAGAAAAGTGTCAGAAGAGTGCACAAACTATCAG ATATTAAACCAGCCTCCACACTTGATTTGCGTGAAGATGGAACAGAAATTGCTGCACCCTCTATGGGAGACAGAAGCCAGTCAGTTCCTGGCCTTAATGCT GAcgatgatgaggaggaggaagatATTGATAACTTGGTGAATATACACAGGCAGAAATTCGGTGATAGCTCAGGAAGTTTGGGAGGCTCGAGG gcCACTCTTGGTAGTACGATGAGTGTGTACAGTGAAGCAGGGGACTATGACCGTGTGGAAGTGAGTGGAGATATTTTCTTCTCTCTCAGCTACGACGAGTCCAGCCAGTGCCTGACTATTGTGGTCCATGAGTGTAAAGGCCTGGCTTATGCTGATGCAGCAAAAAAGAAGTGCAACCC ATACATCAAGGCTTACCTCCTCCCAGACAAAAGCAAGAAGAAAACCTCAATCAAACATAACAACATTAACCCCAGTTTTAAGGAAACACTGAAG taTTCCATCAGCCGCACCCAGCTCATGACTCGAACACTGCAACTCTCAGTTTGGCACTACGACCGTTTTGGCCACAATGCCTTTCTGGGTGAGGTGGAGATACCAATGGATAGCCATGATATTGACTCTGCACATCAAAAGTGTATGGCTCTTAGAGGAAAG GCAGCTGCCCAGCCATCATCTCCATTTGATCAGTACAAAGGAGAGCTGGGGATTTCACTTAAGTATGTCACCACCAATAAGACACATGCCGAGGACTCTAATGGAAAAG GAAAAAAGACCAAACCCACAGATGGTGCTGAGCTGCATGTGTTGATCAAAGAGGCCAAAAATCTGACAGCCATGAAAGCTGGAGGCACATGCGATTCCTTTGTGAAAGG GTATCTGCTGCCAACAAAGAACAAGTCTTCCTCAAAAAAGAAGACTCCAGTAGTGAAGAAGACGAAGAATCCAAACTACAACCACACATTTGTGTACACCGACCTGAGTCTGGAGCAGCTGAAGGATGTATGTCTGGAGCTCACCGTCTGGGACAGAGAGACCCTGCATAGCAACGACTTCTTGGGAGGAGTTCGCCTCAGCTTGGGAGGAG TGACTATCAAGGAGGGAAAGGAAGAGTGGGTGGCAGACTCCTCAGGGGAGGAGATCTTGCTGTGGAGGAAGATGATGCAGTACCCCGACTCTTGGGCAGAGGGCACTCTTCCACTGCGCTCCTCCATGGGAAAGGGCAAGTAA